A part of Onthophagus taurus isolate NC chromosome 7, IU_Otau_3.0, whole genome shotgun sequence genomic DNA contains:
- the LOC111421701 gene encoding protein Nazo-like yields the protein MTLHTGPIIDALIQLAEVQEFKVTVVESLKGAAFTGGCAFVGGLVGGPIGLGVGGVVGACLAAAKGHGKYKSLVHVIQHDMTYQQKEQLALCVQRAVANIRKEDILMLLPLLLQGGPIQTVVINTLKSFLLKELGMRLT from the exons ATGACTTTGCATACAGGACCAATTATAGACGCTTTAATTCAATTAGCTGAAGTACAAGAATTTAAAGTAACTGTGGTTGAATCATTAAAAGGAGCAGCTTTTACTGGAGGTTGTGCTTTCGTTGGTGGATTAGTTGGTGGACCAATTGGTTTAGGAGTAG GTGGTGTTGTTGGAGCTTGTCTAGCAGCTGCTAAAGGGCATGGAAAATATAAATCTCTAGTTCATGTTATACAACATGATATGACATACCAACAAAAAGAACAATTAGCTTTATGTGTACAACGTGCTGTGGCAAATATTCGCAAGGAAGATATTCTAATGCTATTACCATTATTGCTTCAAGGTGGTCCCATTCAAACTGTTGTTATAAATACATTGAAATCATTTTTGCTTAAGGAATTAGGAATGAGACtgacataa
- the LOC139430473 gene encoding uncharacterized protein: protein MKEKQEDQCSTAAPRRFNSDDPIFIRSYTAQQKWEPATVAGATGPLSYKVLTPEGKLLKRHSDQIRDRELSEEMKSEADGSLHSPADSEDADVPQRSTEVEVAETPAPRPSRIRKLPLRLKDFDLGMVRESSLEGGV, encoded by the coding sequence atgaAGGAAAAACAAGAAGATCAGTGTTCAACAGCAGCCCCAAGACGCTTCAACAGCGATGATCCCATTTTTATAAGATCATACACAGCACAACAGAAGTGGGAACCTGCCACCGTAGCTGGAGCGACGGGACCACTGAGTTATAAAGTGCTTACTCCGGAAGGTAAGCTCTTAAAGAGACACTCTGATCAAATAAGAGATAGAGAACTGTCAGAAGAGATGAAATCTGAGGCAGATGGAAGTTTACACAGTCCGGCTGATTCCGAGGATGCAGATGTGCCACAACGGAGTACAGAAGTCGAGGTAGCTGAGACACCCGCGCCAAGACCTTCCAGGATAAGGAAGCTTCCTCTCAGATTGAAAGACTTTGATTTAGGGATGGTGCGCGAATCTTCCTTGGAGGGAGGAGTGTAA
- the LOC111429400 gene encoding protein Nazo-like isoform X1, translating to MMALQPRQIIDAVTELAKVRKFKVIVVESLKGAALTGGCVVVGGLVGGPIGVGVGGVVGACVAAAKGRTKYKSLVQVIEHDMSYEQKEQLASRIQRAVANITKEDLLMLLPMLLQSGSIQTVVINVLKAFLLKELRMKLTQ from the exons AT GATGGCGTTACAACCAAGGCAAATTATAGATGCTGTAACTGAATTAGCTaaagtaagaaaatttaaagtaattgTGGTCGAATCTTTAAAAGGAGCAGCTTTGACTGGAGGTTGTGTTGTCGTTGGGGGATTAGTTGGTGGACCAATAGGTGTAGGAGTAG GTGGTGTTGTTGGAGCTTGTGTAGCAGCTGCTAAAGGGCGTACAAAGTACAAATCTTTAGTTCAGGTTATAGAACATGACATGTCTTATGAACAAAAAGAACAATTAGCTTCTCGTATACAACGTGCTGTTGCCAACATTACTAAGGAAGATCTTCTAATGCTATTGCCAATGCTGCTTCAAAGTGGTTCTATACAAACTGTCGTCATAAATGTTTTGAAAGCATTTTTGCTTAAAGAATTAAGAATGAAACTGACACAATGa
- the LOC111429400 gene encoding protein Nazo-like isoform X2, producing the protein MALQPRQIIDAVTELAKVRKFKVIVVESLKGAALTGGCVVVGGLVGGPIGVGVGGVVGACVAAAKGRTKYKSLVQVIEHDMSYEQKEQLASRIQRAVANITKEDLLMLLPMLLQSGSIQTVVINVLKAFLLKELRMKLTQ; encoded by the exons ATGGCGTTACAACCAAGGCAAATTATAGATGCTGTAACTGAATTAGCTaaagtaagaaaatttaaagtaattgTGGTCGAATCTTTAAAAGGAGCAGCTTTGACTGGAGGTTGTGTTGTCGTTGGGGGATTAGTTGGTGGACCAATAGGTGTAGGAGTAG GTGGTGTTGTTGGAGCTTGTGTAGCAGCTGCTAAAGGGCGTACAAAGTACAAATCTTTAGTTCAGGTTATAGAACATGACATGTCTTATGAACAAAAAGAACAATTAGCTTCTCGTATACAACGTGCTGTTGCCAACATTACTAAGGAAGATCTTCTAATGCTATTGCCAATGCTGCTTCAAAGTGGTTCTATACAAACTGTCGTCATAAATGTTTTGAAAGCATTTTTGCTTAAAGAATTAAGAATGAAACTGACACAATGa